Part of the Candidatus Krumholzibacteriia bacterium genome, CCGTCGCTGCTGCGCACCACGCGGCCGCCGTCGCCGACAGCGACGAAGATGCCGGCGAGGAAGGCCACGCCCCGTAGCGCCCCGCTGCTGCCAGTGTCCTGCACGGTCCACGTGGTGGCACCGGCGCCGCTTCGATAGGCGGCGCCGTCGTCACGGGCGGCCACGTAGCTCGTGCCTCCCCGAGCCAAGCCATAGAGGTTGGCCGCGGCGAGCGGCCAAGGCAGGAGGAGCGTCAGGAAAAAAGGCAGGAAGCGGCTGCGCATCGTGTCCCCTGGAACCCGAGAACGTCCGTACACGGTCCCTACGGCGTGGTTTGGAAGTTTCGTTCCAGGTCGGTCAGAAGCTGGCTTCGACGCCGAGGGTGGGAAGCAGCGGCAGCATGGTCACGGAGTACTGCTGCGTGTAGGCGCGGTTCCAGCGCTGCATGTAGACGTTCTCCGCCGCGGTGGCGTTCAGGACCTCGGCGAAGATGCGCCAGTCCACGGACTTGCCGTGGAAGTGCCGGAGCAGCTTGAGATCGAGCCGCTGGTACGCCGGCAACGAGGCGGTGCCCTTGCGCCCGACGATGCCGTAGGCCGTCCCGTTGGCAGCGGTTTCCACCGCGACGACGGGCGTGTACGGCAGCCCGGAGGCGAGCTGCAGGTGGGCGCCGAACTCCCAGGCGCGGTGCTTGAGGCCCAGCTCCAAAGCGAAGCGATGCCGCTGGTCCTGGAGGGGCCGGTACCAGTAGGTCTCCTCCGCCACCGGTCCCCAGACGCGCGCACCGCTCACCGGATCCTCCGTCCAGCGCCGCGTCCAGGCGAGCGGATCGCGCTGTTCGGTGCTGGACCAGGTGTACTGCGCCCGCAGCGACAGCGCTGGACGCGGCGCGAACTCCAGCCAGGTCTCGACGCCATGGGAGCGGCCGATGGCACCGTTGGCGTAGTACGCCGGCTCCGCCTCGAACACCAGGTGGTCGAAGCGCTTCACGTATCCCGAGACGCCGCCCCGGACCTCCGTCCCCTGTCGGACCACACCGAGCGTCGCTTCCGTGGCGCGCTCGGCGCGCAGCGGTTCGCCGCCCCGCGTCGGCTGCACTTCGAGCGGCGTGCTGCGGAGCGCATGCGCGACGCCCCAGGTTCCGTTCACGCTCCACGTCGACTCGGCCTTGGTGCGCAGCGAGAGCCGCGGCGACCACATGTCCTGTTTCGACAACCCATCGTGCTCGTAACGCAAGCCCGTTCCCAACGTCACGTTGCCGCCCGCGAGGGACCATTCGTCCTGGCCATAGAGCGCGCCGTAGCGGCGCGTCGCGCCGAGGTCGAGCTGGTAGCGTTCCTTCTGGTCCGCCACGTTGAGCGCCGAGTTGGTCTGCCGCAAGCCGAGGAAGGCGGCGTACGCCGACACCAGCCCCTCCGTCCGCGTCTGCGTACCCTCGTAGCCGAAACGCAGCTGGTGCGCGCCCTGCTGCAAGGAGAGATCCTGGCGCAGGGACAACGTGCGCGACTCGATGCTCACCGACTCTTCGCTCTCTCCCTCGAGCGAGAACGCCAGCCGCTGCGGCACGTAGCCCGCCACGGTTTCGAGCCAGGCGTTCGGGCCGAGGAGGGCCCGCCAGGTGAGGGAACCCACGGCGAGCTTGTTGTGCAAACCCAACCGGTCGCGGGTCGAAGAAGTCGCGCTCGGCGTGTTGTCGTCGCGGATGAGATCGTGACGCAGCGCGCTCGCCTCGGGGCTCGGAATGGAGAGCCCATCGCCGGCGACGAGCAGGCCCCCGACGAGGAGGTGGGAGTCCGACGGCTTCCAGCGTGCGCGCACCATGGCGTCGTAGAAGGACGGCATCTGGCTCGGGTTCTCCGGGTCCACCCAGCGCACGATCTGGTCGTGGTAGGAGCGGCGCAGGCTGAGGGCCCAACCCTGGCGCTCGTCACCGCCGGCGGCGCGCAGGTGGGCGGAGATGTAGCTCAAGCCCGCCTCGCCGCGATGCGCCTGCGGTTGACTGCCGCGGCTGCGAACGAGGAGCACACCACCGGTGCCGCCGCCGTAGGCGGCCGGAGCCCCGCCGGCATAGAACTCGGCGCTCTCCACGATCCCTGGGTTGAAGATGCTGTTGAAGCCGAGAATGTGATAGGGGAAGAAGATCGGGATGCCATCGAGGTAGATGGCGTTGGCGTGTGTCCCGGCGCCGCGCACGAAGAATTCGCCATGGAAGTCGCTGGCGCTGCCCACGCCCGGCAGCGCCTGCACGGCACGCATGACGTCCTCGA contains:
- a CDS encoding carboxypeptidase regulatory-like domain-containing protein; this encodes MQPTPSTSGATDVRAPSRLRQSSEVRVTGRVESDDGSAVAGAVIEVPELRRGTTSDAQGRYQILLPPGAHRLRIYRLDHAVLERRVEVQQDEASLVLDWSLQRRDLQTETVVVRASRRGQAEEAGHHVILAADVEKHIGAFEDVMRAVQALPGVGSASDFHGEFFVRGAGTHANAIYLDGIPIFFPYHILGFNSIFNPGIVESAEFYAGGAPAAYGGGTGGVLLVRSRGSQPQAHRGEAGLSYISAHLRAAGGDERQGWALSLRRSYHDQIVRWVDPENPSQMPSFYDAMVRARWKPSDSHLLVGGLLVAGDGLSIPSPEASALRHDLIRDDNTPSATSSTRDRLGLHNKLAVGSLTWRALLGPNAWLETVAGYVPQRLAFSLEGESEESVSIESRTLSLRQDLSLQQGAHQLRFGYEGTQTRTEGLVSAYAAFLGLRQTNSALNVADQKERYQLDLGATRRYGALYGQDEWSLAGGNVTLGTGLRYEHDGLSKQDMWSPRLSLRTKAESTWSVNGTWGVAHALRSTPLEVQPTRGGEPLRAERATEATLGVVRQGTEVRGGVSGYVKRFDHLVFEAEPAYYANGAIGRSHGVETWLEFAPRPALSLRAQYTWSSTEQRDPLAWTRRWTEDPVSGARVWGPVAEETYWYRPLQDQRHRFALELGLKHRAWEFGAHLQLASGLPYTPVVAVETAANGTAYGIVGRKGTASLPAYQRLDLKLLRHFHGKSVDWRIFAEVLNATAAENVYMQRWNRAYTQQYSVTMLPLLPTLGVEASF